A genomic region of Streptomyces sp. R33 contains the following coding sequences:
- a CDS encoding S9 family peptidase, producing the protein MPSATVTAAAVTTTLVGAGVAAVAAGRYAADAALRHDPGRPLPGGPRLSVHSAGSGRITLTRSLASLRPGTYGLTAPGVHAVVGPVLEGAAPGPDTVVRRLLDVTHGSLEPGTRVTLTPQVHAGNPRTALGLEHADVDIPGELGGLPAWFVPAARDTWVITVHGLGAGREHPMVVMPFLHRQRLPVLDLAYRGDLGAPASPDGLGHLGESEWRDVDAAIRYALRYGARRVVLHGWSTGAAMALYAAERSALADRISGLVLDSPVLDWHTTLRALVAARRTPAPLVPFAVRAAEGSAGLRADRRGAGADPAALRIPVLIFHGPDDTLAPWEPSRRLAAARPDLVTLTTVREAPHGAMWNADPAGYEEALRRFLTPLM; encoded by the coding sequence GTGCCTTCCGCCACAGTGACGGCCGCGGCCGTCACGACCACTCTCGTCGGGGCCGGCGTCGCCGCGGTCGCGGCCGGCCGGTACGCCGCCGACGCCGCCCTGCGGCACGACCCCGGCCGCCCCCTGCCCGGCGGGCCGCGGCTCAGCGTCCACTCCGCCGGCTCGGGGCGGATCACGCTGACCCGCTCGCTGGCCTCCCTGCGCCCCGGTACGTACGGGCTCACGGCCCCCGGGGTGCACGCCGTGGTCGGGCCCGTCCTCGAAGGTGCCGCGCCCGGCCCGGACACCGTCGTGCGCCGGCTCCTCGACGTCACCCACGGCAGCCTGGAGCCCGGGACCCGGGTCACCCTCACCCCCCAGGTCCACGCGGGCAACCCCCGTACCGCCCTCGGGCTCGAGCACGCCGACGTGGACATCCCCGGGGAGCTCGGCGGGCTGCCCGCGTGGTTCGTGCCCGCCGCCCGCGACACCTGGGTGATCACCGTGCACGGGCTCGGCGCCGGCCGCGAGCACCCGATGGTGGTCATGCCGTTCCTGCACCGCCAGCGGCTGCCCGTCCTCGACCTCGCGTACCGCGGCGACCTCGGCGCCCCCGCCTCACCGGACGGTCTCGGCCACCTCGGCGAGTCGGAATGGCGCGACGTGGACGCCGCCATCCGCTACGCCTTGCGCTACGGCGCCCGGAGGGTCGTCCTGCACGGCTGGTCCACCGGCGCCGCCATGGCCCTGTACGCCGCCGAGCGTTCGGCCCTCGCCGACCGGATCTCCGGCCTCGTGCTGGACTCGCCCGTGCTCGACTGGCACACCACCCTGCGCGCGCTCGTCGCCGCCCGCCGCACCCCGGCCCCGCTGGTGCCGTTCGCGGTGCGGGCCGCCGAGGGGAGCGCCGGACTGCGCGCCGACCGCCGGGGAGCCGGGGCGGACCCCGCGGCGCTGCGCATCCCCGTCCTGATCTTCCACGGCCCGGACGACACGCTCGCCCCCTGGGAGCCCTCCCGCCGACTCGCCGCCGCACGTCCCGACCTCGTCACCCTGACGACCGTCCGCGAAGCTCCGCACGGGGCGATGTGGAACGCGGACCCGGCCGGATACGAGGAGGCGCTGAGGCGCTTTCTCACCCCTCTTATGTGA
- a CDS encoding VOC family protein — protein sequence MAGVPSICPTLRYRDAKAAIKLLTEAFGFSQVAVYEGEDGAVMHAELAYGNGLVMLGSKGTGSVFDKAMEGGGPAGVYVVVDDVDAHHRRAAEHGVEVLMEPTDQDYGSRDYTARDAEGNIWSFGTYAPQV from the coding sequence ATGGCAGGCGTTCCGTCCATCTGTCCCACGCTGCGATATCGCGACGCGAAGGCGGCCATCAAGCTGCTGACCGAGGCCTTCGGCTTCAGCCAGGTCGCGGTGTACGAGGGAGAGGACGGAGCCGTGATGCATGCGGAGCTGGCGTACGGCAACGGCCTGGTGATGCTGGGCAGCAAGGGCACCGGCAGCGTCTTCGACAAGGCCATGGAGGGCGGTGGGCCCGCGGGGGTCTACGTGGTGGTCGACGATGTGGACGCCCACCACCGGCGGGCCGCGGAGCACGGCGTGGAGGTCCTGATGGAGCCCACCGACCAGGACTACGGGTCCCGCGACTACACGGCCAGGGACGCCGAGGGCAACATCTGGAGCTTCGGGACGTACGCGCCGCAGGTCTGA
- a CDS encoding neutral zinc metallopeptidase has protein sequence MQFDDDADLDTSEVEDERGSRIPGGRATIGGGIAGLIALVLGLLFGVGPDELGLSSGNPEPLATSSSVSQVEQSCRKGRDANVREDCRLVAVVNSTQDFWREEFTRRGGRYAPAPTRFFTGRVNTACGAATSAVGPFYCPADRRVYLDLGFFDDLRTKFGAGGGPFGQAYVVAHEYGHHIQNLTGTLQKAQGGQPGANSDAVKVELQADCYAGVWAHHATRTPDESTGRPLLKTLTDQDIRDGLDAAAAVGDDRIQEKFQGRVTPESWTHGSARQRQQWFYQGYRTGDMARCDTFR, from the coding sequence ATGCAGTTCGACGACGACGCCGATCTGGACACTTCCGAGGTCGAGGACGAACGGGGCAGCCGCATCCCGGGCGGGCGCGCGACGATCGGCGGCGGTATCGCGGGCCTCATCGCACTGGTCCTCGGGCTGCTCTTCGGCGTGGGCCCGGACGAGCTGGGGCTCTCCTCGGGCAACCCGGAGCCGCTGGCGACCTCGTCGTCCGTCAGTCAGGTGGAGCAGTCGTGCAGGAAGGGGCGGGACGCGAACGTGCGGGAGGACTGCCGGCTGGTCGCGGTCGTCAACAGCACCCAGGACTTCTGGCGGGAGGAGTTCACCCGCCGCGGCGGCCGGTACGCCCCGGCGCCGACGCGCTTCTTCACCGGCCGCGTGAACACCGCCTGCGGGGCCGCCACCTCGGCGGTCGGCCCCTTCTACTGCCCCGCCGACCGGCGGGTCTACCTGGACCTCGGCTTCTTCGACGACCTGAGGACGAAGTTCGGCGCCGGCGGCGGCCCCTTCGGCCAGGCCTATGTCGTCGCCCATGAGTACGGGCACCACATCCAGAACCTGACCGGCACCCTGCAGAAGGCCCAGGGCGGACAGCCGGGCGCGAACAGCGACGCGGTCAAGGTCGAGCTGCAGGCCGACTGCTACGCGGGGGTGTGGGCGCACCACGCGACCAGGACCCCGGACGAGTCCACGGGCCGGCCGCTGCTCAAAACCCTCACCGACCAGGACATCAGGGACGGCCTCGACGCGGCGGCCGCGGTCGGCGACGACCGGATCCAGGAGAAGTTCCAGGGCCGGGTGACCCCGGAGTCCTGGACGCACGGTTCGGCCCGGCAGCGCCAGCAGTGGTTCTACCAGGGCTACCGCACGGGCGACATGGCCCGGTGCGACACCTTCCGCTGA